GCGAGACCCGACGCTCGTTCGCCCGGACCTCGACGATCTCGCCGCTGGAGATCCGGATCACCCGCTCGGCCATCCCCGCGATCGCGGCGTTGTGCGTGATGACCACCGTCAGCGTGCCCAGCTCGCGGTTCACGCGCTCGAGCACCTCGAG
This genomic stretch from bacterium harbors:
- a CDS encoding ABC transporter ATP-binding protein; amino-acid sequence: LEVLERVNRELGTLTVVITHNAAIAGMAERVIRISSGEIVEVRANERRVSPADLSW